The Drosophila nasuta strain 15112-1781.00 chromosome 2L, ASM2355853v1, whole genome shotgun sequence genome window below encodes:
- the LOC132798943 gene encoding LOW QUALITY PROTEIN: ATP-binding cassette subfamily G member 4 (The sequence of the model RefSeq protein was modified relative to this genomic sequence to represent the inferred CDS: substituted 1 base at 1 genomic stop codon): MEMDASVKTTTYSQSGSSIDYSSDINAISVELPEPDDYQSLNGFKYLPAWPAVNLEFSGLTFEVPDENNAPKTKKILRDIHGEFRSHELSAIMGPSGAGKTTLLNLLAGFGSFSSSGEILVNNNPRDMRIFRKMSRYIMQTDILDLQFTVSELMLLAANLKLGNELKLEQKKAXIDEILGMLRLKGAQHTKTDKISGGERKRLSIALELVNNPPILFLDEPTTGLDDLSSSQCITLLKMLASGGRTVICSIHTPSAKIFEMIDKVYVLAEGQCIYQGSGVNIVRYMNHIGLSCPLTYNPADFIIEVACHEYGNGYHNQMVEAVRNGRVFRWSPSTEDGKKTPTKSDTTSGASTFYEIDQFEEEMKPELLISKSSWWMQYKLLLVRMMIQMWRDKSHIKLKFYMNIILALIVGGLYQGVGRQASKALFNFGFMFTIVIAYLYLPMMPVLLQFPTEIKLLKREYLNQWYRLSSYYAAMLSAKLPSMFILAVIYLSIVYLMSSQPLEWFRFIMLFIIAFLTALTSDSFGLLISSRLSLVNGMFMGPVLAVPLILLSIYGIGYGKDAYISPIMRFLMSLSFLRHGMEGLVAALYDYGRGDTICEDSEMFCMFKKSQFLLMFLGFENMHYLWSVFCLIAFYLFFTVAAYILIRKRLKRTETNHIGAYVLQLLTKYFNFTSYNY, encoded by the exons ATGGAAATGGATGCTAGTGTTAAGACCACCACATACTCTCAAAGTGGTAGTTCAATAGATTACAGTAGCGATATCAATGCTATTAGTGTAGAACTACCCGAACCAGATGATTATCAATCTTTGAAtggctttaaatatttgcctgCCTGGCCAGCTGTTAACTTGGAGTTTTCAGGTCTTACATTCGAAGTGCCTGACGAAAATAAtg CtccaaaaacaaagaaaatcttACGTGACATTCATGGGGAGTTCCGTTCCCATGAGCTGAGTGCAATTATGGGGCCATCCGGTGCAGGGAAAACCACACTATTAAACTTATTGGCAGGATTCGG CTCTTTTAGTTCATCTGGAGAAATTCTAGTTAATAACAACCCGCGTGATATGAGAATCTTTCGCAAAATGTCTAGATACATTATGCAG ACGGATATTCTCGACCTACAGTTCACAGTTAGCGAATTAATGTTATTAGCCGCCAACTTGAAACTTGGAAACGAATTAAAAttagaacaaaaaa AAGCTTAGATAGATGAAATATTAGGAATGCTACGCTTAAAAGGTGctcaacacacaaaaactgaTAAAATCTCTGGAGGCGAACGGAAACGTCTTTCCATTGCATTGGAATTAGTTAACAACCCACCAATATTATTTCTAGACGAACCAACAAC aGGCCTGGACGATCTGTCTAGTTCCCAATGCATAACATTGCTGAAAATGTTGGCATCCGGTGGACGCACCGTCATTTGCTCTATACATACACCCTCGGCTAAGATTTTTGAAATGATTGACAAAGTCTACGTTCTCGCTGAAGGACAGTGCATCTACCAAGGGAGCGGTGTAAACATTGTCCGCTACATGAATCACATAGGACTATCATGTCCGCTCACCTACAACCCTGCAGACTTCATAATTGAAGTAGCATGTCATGAATACGGAAATGGATATCATAATCAGATGGTAGAAGCTGTACGCAATGGCAGAGTCTTCCGTTGGTCTCCATCCACGGAAGATGGCAAAAAGACTCCAACCAAATCAGATACAACATCAGGAGCCTCAACGTTCTACGAAATTGATCAGTTTGAGGAAGAAATGAAGCCAGAATTATTAATATCGAAATCAAGTTGGTGGATGCAGTATAAGTTACTGCTTGTGCGAATGATGATACAAATGTGGAGAGACAAA TCGCACATTAAACTGAAATTCTATATGAACATCATTCTTGCTCTAATTGTTGGTGGACTTTATCAGGGAGTGGGTCGTCAAGCTTCTAAAGCTCTTTTCAATTTCGGATTTATGTTCACCATTGTGATAGCCTATTTATATTTGCCAATGATGCCGGTGCTACTACAAT ttcCGACCGAgatcaaattattaaaacgtGAATATCTTAACCAGTGGTATCGATTGAGCTCCTATTACGCCGCTATGCTCTCTGCCAAATTGCCTTCAATGTTTATCTTGGCTGTTATTTATCTATCAATAGTGTATTTAATGTCGAGCCAGCCTCTGGAATGGTTTCGATTTATCATGCTCTTCATTATCGCTTTTCTAACGGCTCTCACTTCGGACAGCTTTGGCTTGCTGATCTCCAGTAGGCTCAGCTTAGTG AATGGCATGTTCATGGGACCTGTTCTTGCTGTCCCATTAATCTTACTTTCCATTTATGGCATTGGTTATGGCAAGGATGCCTACATTTCCCCGATCATGCGATTTCTAATGTCGCTCAGTTTCTTACGACACGGTATGGAAGGATTAGTGGCCGCTTTATACGACTATGGAAGAGGGGATACTATATGTGAGGATTCGGAAATGTTTTGTATGTTCAAAAAATCACAGTTTTTGTTGATGTTCCTCGGGTTTGAAAACATGCATTACTTATGGTCCGTCTTTTGCCTAATTGCATTTTATCTTTTCTTCACCGTTGCTGCCTACATATTGATACGGAAACGATTGAAAAGAACAGAGACAAATCATATTGGTGCTTATGTCTTACAACTCTTGACAAAATACTTCAATTTTACTTCCTATAATTATTAG